AAAAAAATGCCAATGGCACCTAAACTTgtcttcattttgttttaaaacAATAAATTCCAAAGACAATGACATTACCAACAGTACTCTACAATAATTTAATTAGTAATTATGTTTAGAATTGTATATGTCAAGTTTCGGTATACTTTTCGCAAGCAGACAGAAAGGTAAGTACAGGCTTTCCTTTATATTGCTTAGCTGTTTGAGAAACATGCAGAGGGGATGACAATTAAGCTTTTGATTTCACAAGTCCCAACAATGGAAGCAGTGAAAGTAAACTCTTCTAACTGTGGATAAGTaattaattttcagaaattattCTCCAAACAAAATTCATTCATACTCAGGTAATGTATTCGAACGACAtacatttttaaaataaatttgacATAAAAATTGTTAACAACCGCAATAGTtgaagaaatatgttttatcctCTATTATTTTCCAGTCACTCACGTATCATATCACACACAAGACCTTCAAATAATTGATAACTTTCACCATCATCGATCTTCACTTGTCTTTGAAAACTGTCCCCTCTTCACCTTCCTCCCTCTCTTTCTGCGTTGTTTGATATGAAGAAACCATGAGGGCCTAAATTAAGATATGTCTAATTAAATCATAGATAAACAAGTTGAGAATGAGGACATTAATTCCGTAGAATCTCTCTGGATAGGACAATCTCACTAGGGTATTCTATCATTAAAGAAGAGTCTTAGTCCTTCTCTAAGTTTATTTGTATTATAGGAAATGTAAATATCCTTTCATTTTTGTCGAACATATTGGAATTAAAGGGATTCTAGTTTTGAAAATGAAGCCGATCCATCTTAGCAGGATGGAATTCTTCAACAGATCTGAGCTTCTTCAGACATGTGACCTAGTCCATTTTAAATCAATCTACTATTATCTTCCCACCGTACCCTAGCCTGTTGGCAAGTTGTTTTGAAAAATCAAGCTTATTATTTATATAAAGATGAAATAATACTGAGAAAATAGTTTATTACAAAATGGACTCTTTTTattattgaaaacaaaatatGAAAATGTGAAGAGGCCCGTGGCTAAATGGAAATGTCCTCCACGTGGTAGACTGAGATTAAATATTGATGGTGCTTTTAGGGCGGACGACGGTGTTGGAGGCATTGGAGTAGTGGTCAGAGATGAGATGGGCACGGGTATTGCGGCTATTGCAAGACCTTTTCTACATGCACACTCGGCTATCAATATGGAAGCGGAGGCGTGTAGAGCGGGTCTTCTTCTTAGTATACACCAAGGTTGGACGGGAATTGACGTTGAAAGCGACTCTGCCCTTTTGATTGCTGCTCTCAATAGCAAGAAGGAGAACTTATCGGAGGTAAGTCGagttttggatgattgtaaagaCTACATGACTGCTTTTCAATCAATTAGAATTCGACATATCTACCATGAAACAAATGGTGTTGCACATAGACTTGCACACCTTACTAGTGTTTATGGGTTAGATGATGTTTGGCTTTAGATaagactcctgctattatttaggatgtactctacgaggattattgtCATTGTTACTATGTAGcacggggttcaggttttatgtctcCCCCCGGTTGcaaaattttaatataataaatggaatcgggcgtggggctgagcctcccagctaggctgggttccaaacatctttaaaaaatatatatatatatgattcatGTACATACTTACAACTTCTGAAGATATGGTTATTGAAACAAAAGTTTATTTTACTTTCCGGATGATCTTATTTATCATAGCCAAGTACAATCGTACAAATATGACTTTTACTTATTTACTTTTTGACAATCTATAAGATGTGGTTAAAGGCAAATGATCgcttaattaaaacaaaattcatatgaaaaatgtacatgttgataaagtaatctggagtttacatccaaaaccaattggcaatggatgtaGTGGctcaaactcttataaacccataggcaatgtcccatttttcccatgtggaatgtatatattctcaacacgctcctgcacgtgtggcgaatttttaagccatacacgtggacaacttgggtgacgtggagcctgtGTGACCGTTatgcatgcacacgtgggtaacctgcTTTAATGCCATGATAAAACTAAAGGAAACAGAGAGAAAACGAAAGAAagcagaaaaatcaaagaagaaaATGGGGCTATATTATTGATAGAGATGAGTTCGTACAGGAACTTATAGTTAGCTAAGAAGCTGCAGATGACTTGCATGTGACAAACAGTTGACAAACTAACAATTAAACCAGCTTTAACAACAAGTAATTACCACGTACAGTAACAGAGAAAGTACTAAATGGAATAGTAACTCTAACACATGTAACAAAGAAAGGTTTTAGATAAACGTACGTTAAGAACGCAGACGAATTAGTCTCACTAACATTATTCAATTctgcttagattaattattatttttgttttattttattttttgaattaaaGAGTACATACAAGTTGTATGCCTCTGTTTCATAGATAAGAATAGTATAAGAATGACTACTCTGTTTCAATAATTGTAGTGCAGTGTAGCTCATGCTAACAAAAATACCTCGCCTTGTAAGCAATTTAGACTACCTAACTTCACACAacgagcacgcaattgtggtacagtGAAGCCAAACACTTCTATAAAGGCTCATAGAGAGACCCTTACTAGCTAGCATAGACATTTATTCTAAATAAAGCAAAATAAGACTACACAACTATGAGGTCCTTTCCCTTTGAAGGGTTAGGGTTATCCTCAGTTCTAGATATAATGAACTCTAGTAAACCATTAATCAACCTTTCCACTTTTCTGGAGCTTTGACTCGCTTCGCCCGTGAGTACTTCATTGGCAACATTTGGACAACTTTGATCTCTGgcttacttttattttttgctcCTTTCGGTCTACCCCGTTTCTTGGGTGCCTCATGTACTAGCTTCATAGCAAACAAGCCCATTGATATAGCATCTAGGTTGGTTCTGCCCACAGCGAGGCTGAGATGCAGCTTCTTTGGCGACACCCCATCCTCCTCTGTTCTCTTCCTGCACACTCCACAACTGTGCATTACTGTTGGAGCGACCACTGACTGCACCACTTGTCCACCAGCCTCCTCAATCATAACTAGACCAGATGCAGTCGTTGTTTCCACCACTATATCATGTCTATCCTTAGCTTCCCCTGCCGTTGATCCATTTCCACCATCTTGGCTTTCTATCCTGTCCTTGGCCACTATCATGGATCAGAGGTGTATCTCTATCCTTGAATTAGGTTTTGCAGCAGGTAAAACCCTGTTCAAACCAGACGCCACTGTTGAAACCGCTTGTGCCCTAAAGACCAAGGATGCACCTGCAGTTGGTGTCACATCCACCCTGCTCAACACTCGCTCTATGTTCTGCCTCGTAGAAGTCATCTCAACTCTCAAGACTTCCTGCAGCAGTGGTCTAGAGCACGACAACCCAACATGGGTAAGGAGACCTCAATCCCTACACCATCCATATAGGTTTTCAAAGAAGAAATCCTGGTCCATATCAATGCTGTCGTCATCGTGAAACTCCGGCAAAAAATTACCGGTTGCATCAGGTCTACTTCAATCTTAGTTTGAATCTGACTTGCGTCAAACTCCATTAATTGTATCCTTCTGAATGTACCGTCCCAGTGCACTCCCCACTCACTGAAGGCACTAATTCATGTGGAAAGCCGGTAGGaattgataaagtaatttggggttcacatctaaaaccaattggcaatggatacAGTGACCCAAAcatttataaactcataggcaaggtccaatttttcccatgtgggatgtatatattctcaacacccccacacgtgtggcgaattttcaagccatacacgtggacaactttagGTGATGTTGAGCCAGTGTGGCcgtgaggcatgcacacgtgggtaacctggctctgacaccatgataaagtaatctagggttcacatccaaaaccaattaacaatagatggagtggcccaaacccttataaactcataggcaatgtctcatttttcccatgtgggatttATATATTCTTAACACGCCTCCgaacgtgtggcgaattttcaagccatacacgtggacaactttgggtgacgtggagacTGTATGGCTgcgaggcatgcacacgtgggataacctggccttgataccatgataaagtaatctggggttcatatccaaaatcaattggcaatggatagagtgactcaaacccttataaattcataggcaatgtcccattttttccatgtgggatgtatatattctcaacaggaATCCATGCACCTTGATCTAGAAAGCTAAGGCGAAAATGGGGACGTCTCTAATAGGCCCAACACCATCACAGGGTGCTAACACCACCGGGGCACGATCAAAACCCCACGGCCCTCCTTGAATAATCCGATTACGATCCAACAGGTCCGGGAAAGTAAACAATAACCGGTCATCTTGTTATTGGATAGTATAGCAGCCATTGAGTTGCTAGGTTAGCCGGAAGATTCCCATAAACAAGCGTTTGCTAAAACCTCGAGCAGTCAGTAGCTTTCCCACCAAGTATGTCTGTGACCTTCGTAGCCTTTCCCCCTTCGGTGGTCGAAGATCTACTAGCTTCTGTGCATCTGCTAGTCCCAGTGATGCGGCCAAGCGCACTTCCATTTCATTAACAGCTTCCATCTCTATCGTCTTCACTGAAAAATTAATGTTTTGTAGGCTAGGGTTTTCCTCTCTCACGATTACTCTGGCTACGCTCTTGtggctagttttttttttttaatagaaactTACATATTTGTTTAACTCtctgattaattatatttattGATCATTGTATAAATACATGTGATCTTGGTCTCCATACGTGACTATGTCATTCAAGACCTCAATATGATGTAATAAAAGACTTgggttaatatatatatatatatatataggaattttctcaggtgcggacgtccgtaccgaattttcggtacggatttcctgttttcgaccactttccggccacatttttacatcttaaccgttcagtttttaggtcctagtgtatagatcatctctacaaaatttcagccaatttggtgatcgttaaggcatcaaaAACTACATTTTACATGAACAGACTGAATCTGtctaaccggaaccgttcgtatttataatggtaaattgcagttttggataccttgaagatcaccaaattggctgaaatttttcagaggtgatctatacactaggacctaaaaactgaacggttaagatgtaaaaatgtggccagAAAGTGGTTGAAAACAGGAAATCTGTACCGTCCgctcggtacggacgtccgcacctgagacggactgtatatatatatatacttctcGGTAAGCTGCGGGTAATGTCATACAGGACAAGGCGTTTAACATGCCCTCAGAGCTAAAGCTTCTCTAGAAGTGCTCTTGCTTATCGACCGCTTTTCGACCGGTCAGTAAGAAGGAGTACATGGTCTACTGCTCTGTCACCTCTACGAGCAACTATATCCGCTGCTCCGTGAGTAGGATCTACAGTTTCCTGTGGTAGTAATGTCTTCCTATAAGCTCGTGACAGGGGTACAAAAGGAATAAGTGCTCAAAGCTATAGGCGAAAAGGGTTAGCTGCCCTTGTTGATTAAAGGATCTGGGgtctagatatatatatatatatatatatatatatatataatatatatagaactttgctcaggtgcggatatccgcaccgaagcaaaaaggtacggatttgccattttttcccactttacgattatattttcacatcttaaccgttcaatgtttagttcctaatgtatagatcatctctacaaaatttcagccaatttggtgatcgttaaggtatccaaaactgcaatttacacgaacggaccgaaactgtcgaaccggaaccattcatatttataatggtaaattgcagttttggatgacttaacgatcaccaaattggctgaaattttgcagagatgatctatacattaggacctaaaaactgaacggctaagatgtgaaaatatgatcggaaagtggagaaaaactggaaatccgcaccgAAGCAAAAGGTCCAGACGTCCACACCCAAgaaggcctatatatatatatatatatatatatatatatatagacacacacacactctcatGATCATCTTGGAGTGGCCTTTTACAGGACACGATGgctatttcttgacacatacATTCGGAGGAGTCAAATGGACCTGGCCGAATGCTTAAGCCAAAAACTAAAGACTTGACCCGTATCACAACAGTCATTAATTTCTGGCACGGTATTTAAAATTCGTCATTATTGACCGACTTTATTGACATCAAAGTCTTGTACGTTACTTTGTTTTGAAAACTCTAAGTTCAGGTGGAAATGAAGGTTAACCTGATGATTAATCAACCAACTAGAACTTGTATTGTTAAAGAATTGAGAATGGCTGATGATTCCCTTCTAttatttccaagaaaattgacACCCTAAAGCATTACACATGATATACAATTTGAAAAAACCGTAAAAAGACTCGTCCACTGTTTGATAcggaagtcagaaaacaagaatGTATTCCATGAACTATACgcgttgccttttttttttcttttctttaatcaaaaccCTCAATGGCGAggtaaattttttattaaaatataggaaaatataaGCATGAGGAGAGGACAATCCtaccccttcaaaaaaaaaaaaataccaatgATCAGGAAGGGCATACAACCCGtctttcaaaacaaataaaactcgAATAGATCAACCAGAAAACATGACTTCTAATGCTGAAACAACAGAAATTATCGAAAACGAAAGTTAGGAAGATCCAGTCTATCTAGAATGCAAAATTGATTAATGAAATCTGGATATGAATCCCACCTAGTCAAGTTCGTCGATGAAACACCAAAATTGGCCAAAGCATCAGTTACTTGGTTCCCTTCTCAAAAGATTTGAGAGCAACGAAATTGTGTCATTGAAATCCGATGAATACAATTCTTCCATCATTGAACTATATGTGTTGCCTCTGATTTTCACAAAAttacaatgtttttttttaacttcattCATTAGTtcaacaaatatttttttttagggaaatgaCAACGTAAATTGTCTACAACTCCAAATGGAGAAAATATGAACTACTCATATCTGTAATATATAATTGATAGTTACAAATATACCATGAGCCGGTGAGTCTCAAATTCTAATAATAAtgattgccatttctctggatTGCGTCAACCAATTCGAGAGTTATGATACGTTCTCAAAGCCAActtcagaagaaagaaaagtggAAAAGGGTAtacatagaaaaataaaaaattagtctGTTCAAATGGATGGTGAACCAACAACAATATCATAGTATTAGAGCAGATATTTTTGATTAACATGTCCAAATTCTTACTATAAGTTAAATTTCATCACATATTACCAACGAGAAAGAATTGCAACGATATAGATGCATGCATCCTGCCATTTACTTATCTAAATTTTTTTCTCATTCGTCTAGCATTTCTTCCTTTAGGTCCTAGATTATGTTAAAGAAAAGCTAAAAAAGAGGTCTTCAGTTGACTGGTGTCTTTAGACGTTTACGTACGTGTTCTAGATGTTGTAACTTCATACTTGCCAGAAGTTCAACAACGGACGGCTTCCTGTCAACCCAGAAGACCACCAATATTCGGCACACGTGTATATTTACGAAATCGAtcataagaaaataaaacagtGAATATACAATTGTGAAGGCAGCTGGCAACATTGGTATCTAGGGTTTTCTGTTTAAACTGTTAAAATAAAAGTTTTTACTTGCATGTAGGAATAAAATTACAGCAGAGGACTCTAGAGGCCCTTCATTTGGTGAAATGCATGGACTTGATGGATTAATATGCAATGATCCGAACCATTTACTTGTTAACCTCTTTTGTAAAAATAGTTAGTCCCAAGAAGCAGCTAAATTAGAAATCACTTAGCTATTTCATGCATGACCATCATTATCGTTCGTTTTATTTCCAACATATACTACATTTGTCTATACAACACTAGTTTTGATTACCAAATGATTTTTCATTTGACTAATTTTTGCATAGTTAATACATATATAAGAATTTAAAGAAATGAATAATTTAGAGTATTGAATTAAAATTTGTGATGGTGAGAAATAGGAAAGCTTGAATTAAAATTTATGAACATCCACTCTAAAACATATCTGTGTACGTATCCGGAATTATATACCGGTAATTGTTCTTACAGTTGTTCATTCAAGCATAtgaatttctttttccttttttgatgCTTCAAGCATATGAATCAGCAAAACTAAAAGTATCCAGGAGGTAAAACCATAAATGGTTAATATCTTTGGtactatatatgtatatatcatcTGTCTTGACTTGAGGTTGCGAGTTACATCTAAGTACAAATGAGGAGGAATAATTGAAGCATCTTGTTGTCACTAGCTCTTTTGTTTAAATCTCCCTCAAGGACCCTCGAGGAGATTTCAGTCAGATTGTTTCAGTTTGTCTATAAGCACCCTCATCTTACAAGAGGGTCTCATCAGGACCCACAACAGTGAACATTTATTAAGCCTTTGCTTCCCCTCCTCAAGAAAAATACAGAGAGAAAAATAATCATACCTCCTCATTTCATCAGTGAATACTGACTGAAACCCAACCAGAAAAGCTTAAAAAACAAATAGCAAGAGGTAGAGTACCCACCACTTTATACCTTCTAAACAACTCTCCTAAGCAACCTCACTTCCTCAGATCAATCCAAGTACTTTTAACTCTCTTGCAGCTAGCTTAAATACAGACCTCATCACcactctctttctctaaccttGCTCAGTAGATTAGAATTCGATTCGATCAACTTCAAAGCCTGGCAGCTGGTATTGCATTAATGGAGCAAGCACGGTACTGGATGTGGGCAAAGCGCAAGCACAGTAGTCTGATGagtgcttctcatgaagttcagGTGCCTTCCCATGACGAATCGTCGTGGGAAGAACAAGCTTTTGCAGAAGATGCAGCGGGGCCTCTCGGAGGTTGCATATGGCCACCGAGATCTTATTCCTGCAGCTTCTGCAGGAGAGAGTTTCGTTCGGCTCAAGCTCTTGGCGGCCACATGAATGTCCACAGGAGAGACAGAGCTAGACTCAAGCAGTCCCCCAATAATGACCAAAATGTCGAAACTGCCCATCATCATCAGAATCATCAGGATATCTCTGTCCAAATCAATCCCTTCTCATCATCTCTGGGCACTTTTCATCAATACCCATCTCATCATCAAGTTTGTGCCTTGGTTTATAACCCTAATAACCCTAGTTCAGATCCTCCCTCATCGCCTTCTAGGGTTTCGACTCAATTACCAGGTAAAGATCAAAATTGTGGTCAAGAGAAAATTACCTTGAATATCCCAACTTCTAGGTCATCCTCTGTATCATCTCCTCCGTCCAGGTCAATCTTGACCGCAAATAGATATTATAATAACTCTGTTGCAAGAAAGACTGAAGCTGCAGAGAAGATCTCGAGAATTGTGGAATCTGGGCCATGTAGGGCTAATAAGGGTGCTGATTATGTTACAGCTGATTTGTCTGTGAGTTTGAATTTGGTCGTCCGCTGTGCTCGTCCATCTGTGTCAGCTGGTGGTGATGAAAATGAAGCTATCATTAGTtgcaagagaagaaaaataatggagGAGAAGCAATCATCCAAAGATTCTTTACCTCTTTTCCTAAAATCGGAGGGTTTTGAAGTACTTAGCCGCCCCAGCTCCATTGAAGAGTTGGATCTTGAGCTCAGGCTCGGACACCGGCCTAAGGTAATCAAATAGCAGAACCTGATTGATCATCAACTGCTGATATATAGACATATTACATGACCTTCTGTTAATTCGATCATGTCGGTTGGCGTTCTTCCTTTTACATTTAATTTTGCCTTTAATCTTGAGGCCAAGGCCTCTATGCTTGATTTGTTTGGACCTCTTGGCTTTCTTGGAGTGTGCTATATTATGAATTTTTAGGGTGTAACGATGACCATATGGGAGTCATAGAAAgaaaggaaatgaaagaatgGCCTTTGTTGATAATCacaatagatatatatatacatctcaGCTTAATCTTAATATTATTGTATATAGCACTGTAATAGTTTGTTGGTTCCTTAGCCAGATCATTACTAATTAAGCTCATGGAAACTTAAGAATTTGACATAAGATTTCAAAACTTCCAAATTGATTCATTGTCTTGTTTCTTAGATTCATGCTCAGTTCTAGGAAACAGATGTCTTTACTTTTATGAGTAATTAAAAAGTTTAGCGGATTAAGATTCGGATAGTTTTGCCAAGATCCACATGTATcctccatgttctcaaattacCCAGCTTCACATTACATTTGATCTTTTAGGCCGATATTCTCGAGGCCCTCTTCTTTTATCAGCAACATGCTTGTTGAAAATTACTATTTGATAGCGAGAAAGACTGGAGTATAAGTTGTAGAATGAGTGAAAACTAGGTATCTGGTATTTATGTTGTCAGATTATTAATAATACGTCTTTGAgcaaaaattaattgaataagTACTTGGTAAGTTGATTGTTCTGAGGACTATGCTAGTAATTTCTTCATGAATTgccaaagagatagagagagaccaAGAAAGATCGCAGATTTAGGCAATGAGCTTGCTTAACTAGGAGTGCAAGATATTTCAGGTATATCAAATTGTCAGCGTGTCAATCTGAAAACACATATTCTACAAAACTTAAGAGAAATGGTTAATTGTTCAGATGACTTGGAGTGTATTTGCTTTGCTAATATCTAGACAAAGAGAGAGGAATTGAAGATTTAGGAAATGAGACTAACTAGGAGTGTATGCTTGTGGGGTTTGAAGGGTGAAGGAACTGACGAAGACGTGCATGGAATATCGTGACCGGTGACTCTTTTTCCCATTCAGTACCTCACTGACATTCCATCAGATAGAGTCATAGAGACAACTAAACTTACCCCCCAAAAAATGCTGAGTAATGAGATTATCAAAGCCACATAAAGTCAGATACTTCCCAACATCGATTCTCTTTTCTCTTGTATTATTATCATCACCATCTCAGATCTCTTGCTCCCCCCCTCCGCTAAAATCCATCTGCTTGTGTTATTTCTCTCACATTTTCTCCCTCTTCTCAAATCTGTCCAAAATTGCCACCAACTCTATGGAATCAATCTAATTAAGTATTCACAATCACATTATAATATCAAGTTTAATTAATCAAAAAGAGAATATTATCCCCACACCACCTGTAGTTGGCTGCTATCTAAGCATCTTTTGTTTCTATCTTTTTGTGTATCTATAATTCAGGTTCAATGCCCATCAGTCACAAAACCCTAGTTATAGATTTTAAACTAAAAATTTAAATGATTCCCCCATGtataaaccctaaccctagctagGAATACATATGGCCCTCATTTAATGTCTGGAACTAATCTGATAGAAGACTAAACATTAATAGAGAACTAACCAACTGGACTTTAATGAAAAAGGCTGGGCAAGGAATTTAAGACAAACCCAACAAATTATTTCCCAGAAAAGGCAATGACTTGAAGATCGAGGACCTTTCGATGTGGGTCTTTGTTTTCTACGATGCATATGAAAATGAAACTGAATTGAATAAAACAAGGGTGAAGGGTCTGTATATATTTATACGTAGCTGTATTGGACCAGTTTAGGGAAAGTGAGATTGTTTGCTTCGGCTTCTACGAAGTGCTACATGTACGTAAAAATGGTTGGGAGGGTTTGTCGTGATGAAGAGACATGAGTTGGATAGGTCTGAGACTTACACAGAGAAGTTTTAGAGGCAGTGGTGCACATGGGAAAGCAGATGTCGTTTTGGAACTTCTATATAAGGGTAGCAATATAGAAATGagtgagagaatgagagatatTATTCTGATCAGCTTGCGTGGGCAATTATTCTCTCTTTTAGGGAGTAGTTTTTGCCAAATCCAAGAGGGAGTCCAATAATATTGTTAGTTTAAAAAGAATGAGAATTTTGAAGAATAAATGCTGGGAAAAATTAGGTTAGGTAGGTGTGTTGGGAGTCATAGTTTATAGTTGTTTTGACAACTCAATGAGTATATTTGCATGGGAGGAAGTTCCAGCTCTCACGAGATCAACTAGCTTCAACTCCTTCACTTCACGAGATCACTGTTGCTATTCTTGTATCTTTGTCTCATGCCCAATATTAATCTTTACAAGTAAAACCCAAATCAACTTTtaccaaacaaaaaaacttGTACCAATGAGTCCTATGCATTTCTCATCCAGCTATTTTATTCGTCTCAGCTAGGTTGAACATAAATGTGAAAAAGCTGTAGGATGGACGAAATGAATTGAAATACGCAAACAACTTTTAGAACCGACATACTTCTCATTAAAATTAAAAGGACAAAGCCCAAAAGGCCTCAGGCCCAGAACAAACAACAGACATCTACTCATTAACATTAAAAGGGAAAAGCCCAAAAGGCCTCAGCCCAGAACAAACAAAGGAAACATTACATAATTTAAGTCACTGCAGATTACAGAATTTTATCTCTCGCTACCGTCATCTTCCTCTGCAAACCGCCTTCTCAGCCTTGTTCTCCCCCACCTCCGGTGAGGCAGTTGCAAACGATATGGGTACCTTGTCCTCCCCCACCTCCGGTGAGGCCACCTCCGGTGAGGCAGTTGCAAATGATATAGGTATCGTTGCAACCGCAACAATGGAGGAGGGTGGGATAGCCGAGGGAGGAAGTACTCCTACGGCCTCCTTCACTCAGCATCTGTCTCTCTCCCAACAAACGTATCCTTTCAGACTGACTTCGGTTAAGAGGAGGTTGAGCTCGAGCAGCCAGTTGACGAGGCTGGGCCAGCTGATTGAGCCGATCTTCTGCCCTGCCACCAGCTCCACGCGCTTGCTGCGGTGGTGCTTGTGGTGGTGGTCCTTGGGGTGGTGCTTGACGGGGAGCTGGTGCTCCATTGTTGGAGGAAGGCTTCAAACAATTCCCCATCCTATTTGGGTACCGATGAGAATTTGGGTGTGAAAAACTCATCAGAAATCTGGCAATTTAAAGTGGGAGCTCGCATCCTATCGCTTTCACATCCCCAGAAACACATGCACTACATCATCATCTGCAAGCAAAATTATTTGAGAAGGCCATTACACTCTTTCTTCATTTGGCCAAGGCAAGATTTTACCTCTGTTTTACCTCCAATCTTCTACACTGATTCCCATCGATGATGCTTATTTTTCATCGTTTTCCTCATCTTCATCTTATTCGAGTTATTTCCCTCTCCGCCTGCAGAGTAGTCTCCCATTAAGGTTGGGTGTCCGGTatccaaataaaaaaacaaaaaagaaatcttTTTTCTCATCTGACAATATTTCAATAGGCGTTAAAACAGGTGTATTAGTGTCATAATAGGATGATTTCATTGACATTAGTGTCATAGTAGG
Above is a genomic segment from Rosa chinensis cultivar Old Blush chromosome 3, RchiOBHm-V2, whole genome shotgun sequence containing:
- the LOC112193434 gene encoding zinc finger protein 10 codes for the protein MEQARYWMWAKRKHSSLMSASHEVQVPSHDESSWEEQAFAEDAAGPLGGCIWPPRSYSCSFCRREFRSAQALGGHMNVHRRDRARLKQSPNNDQNVETAHHHQNHQDISVQINPFSSSLGTFHQYPSHHQVCALVYNPNNPSSDPPSSPSRVSTQLPGKDQNCGQEKITLNIPTSRSSSVSSPPSRSILTANRYYNNSVARKTEAAEKISRIVESGPCRANKGADYVTADLSVSLNLVVRCARPSVSAGGDENEAIISCKRRKIMEEKQSSKDSLPLFLKSEGFEVLSRPSSIEELDLELRLGHRPKVIK